One window of the Pedobacter ginsengisoli genome contains the following:
- the hisF gene encoding imidazole glycerol phosphate synthase subunit HisF, giving the protein MLSKRIIPCLDVKDGRTVKGVNFVDLKDAGDPVELAWQYAQQGADELVFLDITATHERRGTTIEMVKSVARQLNIPFTIGGGITTIADAEALLNSGADKISINSAAVRNPKLIEDLAKAFGVQFVVVAVDTKLVDGKNMVHLNGGRLITELETEDWIIKAEGLGAGEILLTSMDHDGTKNGFDCLLLDKIAQSINIPVIASGGAGKVEHFTEVFLETGVDAALAASVFHFGEIPIPYLKSELKKHNIPVRL; this is encoded by the coding sequence ATGTTAAGCAAACGTATTATTCCATGCCTGGATGTTAAAGATGGGCGCACTGTTAAAGGTGTAAATTTTGTTGATCTGAAAGATGCCGGAGACCCCGTTGAACTTGCATGGCAGTATGCCCAGCAAGGGGCTGATGAACTTGTATTTTTAGACATTACTGCAACTCATGAAAGACGTGGCACTACCATAGAAATGGTAAAATCAGTTGCCCGCCAACTGAACATCCCATTTACCATTGGGGGTGGCATTACCACCATTGCTGATGCTGAGGCTTTATTAAACTCTGGTGCTGATAAAATCAGCATCAACTCGGCAGCAGTCAGAAATCCTAAATTAATTGAGGATCTGGCTAAGGCATTTGGCGTTCAGTTTGTAGTGGTAGCTGTTGACACCAAGCTGGTGGATGGCAAAAACATGGTTCATCTTAATGGAGGGCGACTAATTACTGAGCTGGAAACTGAAGATTGGATTATTAAAGCGGAAGGTTTAGGAGCCGGCGAGATTTTACTGACTTCAATGGATCATGATGGCACCAAAAATGGCTTTGACTGCTTATTACTTGATAAAATAGCTCAATCTATTAATATCCCTGTAATTGCATCCGGTGGCGCTGGTAAGGTTGAACATTTTACAGAGGTGTTTTTAGAAACGGGTGTTGATGCTGCTTTGGCAGCCTCGGTATTCCACTTTGGTGAAATCCCTATCCCGTATTTAAAGAGCGAATTAAAAAAACATAATATACCGGTAAGGTTATAG
- the hisA gene encoding 1-(5-phosphoribosyl)-5-[(5-phosphoribosylamino)methylideneamino]imidazole-4-carboxamide isomerase — protein MYIIPAIDILDGKVVRLREGDYNQKTVYDVSIAEMIDTYRSNGTEFIHIIDLNGAKGDFSNQAELFDIIRKTDMRVQYGGGIRTIKQVTDLLDAGIHRVIVGTQAITNPDFLKDLSTEVGKKYDYANRIVIAIDVLDEVIKYSGWMESSPIKLMDYVDKCLQLGFFRFLCTDINKDGKLGGAAVELYKKLLEHSPFIKLIASGGISSMADIEELANLDIRSVVVGKAIYENRISIDEIKQWNLKQMTSL, from the coding sequence ATGTACATAATTCCCGCAATTGATATTCTAGATGGTAAGGTTGTTCGCCTTAGAGAAGGTGATTATAACCAAAAGACAGTATATGATGTTTCCATCGCTGAAATGATAGACACTTACCGGTCTAATGGTACAGAATTCATACATATTATTGACTTAAATGGTGCAAAAGGAGATTTCAGTAACCAAGCCGAGCTTTTTGATATCATTAGAAAAACCGACATGCGTGTTCAGTACGGAGGTGGTATACGCACAATTAAGCAGGTTACAGATTTGCTTGATGCAGGTATCCATCGTGTTATTGTTGGCACACAAGCTATTACTAATCCCGATTTCTTAAAAGATCTTAGTACCGAAGTAGGTAAAAAGTATGACTATGCAAATCGTATTGTGATTGCTATTGATGTATTAGACGAAGTAATTAAGTACTCTGGATGGATGGAAAGCTCACCGATTAAGCTAATGGACTACGTTGATAAATGCTTACAACTTGGCTTTTTCAGATTTCTTTGCACAGACATCAATAAAGATGGCAAATTAGGTGGTGCTGCTGTAGAATTGTATAAAAAACTATTGGAGCACTCTCCGTTTATAAAACTAATCGCTTCTGGCGGCATCAGTTCAATGGCCGATATTGAAGAACTGGCAAACCTTGATATCCGCTCGGTAGTTGTTGGAAAGGCAATATATGAAAACAGAATTTCTATTGATGAAATTAAGCAATGGAATCTGAAGCAAATGACTTCCCTTTAA
- the hisH gene encoding imidazole glycerol phosphate synthase subunit HisH, with the protein MIGIVNYGAGNIFSLTSALERLAIPFGMVNTEADLDKYTHIIIPGVGHAGAAMSKLEQTGLVKPIKALKKPVLGICVGMQLLTEHSEEGNADMMNIVPVKTKLFDKNEGIKIPHMGWNNIDHKNNSLFEGVENLTQFYFVHSYFIEYNPTFDIATANYGKPFSAAVQKDNFYGVQFHPEKSGIAGERLLKNFSNLKQ; encoded by the coding sequence ATGATTGGAATAGTAAACTATGGCGCCGGCAACATCTTTTCCCTTACTTCTGCATTGGAAAGGCTGGCTATACCCTTCGGGATGGTAAACACAGAAGCTGATCTGGATAAATATACCCATATCATTATACCAGGCGTAGGCCATGCTGGAGCAGCAATGAGTAAACTGGAACAAACAGGACTGGTAAAGCCCATAAAAGCATTAAAAAAACCAGTGTTGGGTATCTGTGTAGGCATGCAGCTACTTACCGAACATTCGGAAGAAGGAAATGCCGATATGATGAACATTGTACCGGTTAAAACAAAACTATTTGATAAAAATGAAGGGATTAAAATCCCGCATATGGGTTGGAATAATATAGATCATAAAAACAATTCTTTGTTTGAAGGTGTTGAAAATCTGACACAATTTTACTTTGTGCATTCGTACTTTATTGAATATAACCCTACTTTTGATATCGCAACTGCAAATTATGGAAAACCATTCTCTGCAGCAGTGCAAAAGGATAATTTCTATGGCGTACAATTTCATCCGGAGAAATCCGGTATCGCCGGCGAACGTTTATTAAAAAATTTTTCAAACTTAAAACAGTAA
- a CDS encoding cell division ATP-binding protein FtsE translates to MTGNAVINLKNVDVFQQKHLVLSDVNLNVDKGEFVFLIGQTGSGKSSLLKIIYGDLHIGNGNGQIAGFDLKNLAIKDVPFLRRKLGIVFQDFQLLTDRTIEKNLEFVLKATGWKDQALIEERIKDVLEKVGLRSKIRKMPHELSGGEQQRVVIARALLNNPEIILADEPTGNLDPDTSEEIVMLLRQISQSGTAVLMATHDYHIIRTFPSRIIKCEGGIVHEDAEIV, encoded by the coding sequence ATGACAGGAAACGCAGTTATAAATCTAAAGAATGTAGATGTATTTCAACAAAAACACCTGGTTTTATCAGATGTAAATTTAAATGTTGATAAGGGGGAATTCGTTTTTTTAATTGGTCAAACCGGTTCCGGTAAAAGTAGTTTGCTTAAAATCATTTACGGAGATCTTCATATTGGTAACGGCAATGGCCAAATAGCTGGTTTTGATTTAAAAAATCTTGCAATTAAAGATGTTCCCTTTTTACGCAGGAAATTAGGTATTGTATTTCAGGATTTCCAATTACTTACAGACAGAACTATTGAAAAAAACCTGGAGTTTGTATTAAAGGCTACCGGATGGAAAGATCAGGCCTTAATTGAAGAACGCATTAAAGATGTTCTTGAAAAGGTAGGTTTACGATCGAAGATCAGAAAAATGCCTCATGAGCTTTCAGGTGGCGAGCAACAACGCGTTGTGATTGCACGTGCATTATTAAATAATCCTGAAATAATACTTGCTGATGAGCCTACAGGAAACTTAGATCCTGATACATCAGAAGAAATAGTAATGTTGCTTAGGCAAATTAGTCAGAGTGGAACTGCTGTACTTATGGCTACCCATGATTATCATATTATAAGAACCTTCCCTTCAAGAATCATTAAATGTGAAGGAGGTATTGTTCATGAAGATGCAGAAATTGTTTAA
- a CDS encoding universal stress protein encodes MNLKKILIAVDNSTCSEKAAKVGYEVAKTFGAEVALVNIIEPVPANISPDLTLAPVFLETYDNSEENSHLLLKEIETKFSHGIATTYLSVVDSAAHGIIQQSDEYGSDLIVIGTYGRTGLYHFLMGSVAEHVARKSACPVLIVPNKYEEKE; translated from the coding sequence ATGAACCTCAAAAAAATTTTAATTGCAGTTGACAATAGTACATGTTCAGAAAAAGCAGCAAAAGTTGGTTATGAAGTAGCAAAAACATTTGGCGCAGAGGTAGCACTTGTTAATATTATAGAGCCAGTGCCTGCAAATATAAGCCCTGATTTGACATTAGCCCCTGTTTTTTTGGAAACCTACGATAACAGTGAAGAAAATAGTCATTTATTGTTAAAAGAAATTGAAACTAAATTTAGTCACGGTATAGCTACTACTTATTTAAGTGTAGTTGATAGCGCTGCACACGGTATTATACAACAATCTGATGAATATGGTTCTGATCTTATTGTAATTGGCACTTACGGCCGTACTGGTCTGTATCACTTTTTAATGGGAAGTGTGGCTGAGCATGTGGCTAGAAAATCGGCCTGCCCTGTTTTAATTGTGCCAAACAAGTATGAAGAAAAAGAGTAA
- a CDS encoding gliding motility-associated C-terminal domain-containing protein, with protein MTKGYIKIIALFLIFTFNAAKVKAQVCTGSLGDPVVNIDFGRGSDDAGPDPGLSTYTYVSHRNVRDGDYTIAKTTLAMNANWYTVTNHTPNDPDGYMMVVNADRNRGVFFETIVQTDLCANTKYEFAAWLFNMLDYNGLKPNITFVVSDMNGNVLRSYDTGDIPDQNNNWRQYGFIFQTTTATRVKITMINNVFNERDAGGNDIVIDDITFRACGPDIKAGVGSNFNRIQDICLGANANLNLSSQIAGSETFRFQWQKQTDGIWSDIAGATDPSNYNVQIPNASLGSYNYRLTAAEPGNFNSQGCRTASETITIRVNPPPVVNPISNGPICVGDAIMLHVENEGTYIWRRPDGTEFSREKSPSILNATTSMSGSYSVTVNYLGCEVTAEVAVDVIPPPQPNVGNPAPQICAGTSVQLNASGGTSYKWSPETGLSDPNIANPIASPAVTTLYTVQVTRGTCYREAQVNVIVNKVPTADAGPDKKILQGYDVKLNGKASGDGIRYFWTPALDIDDANSLNPKVSPKEDTNYILNVVSDLGCETALDTVFVKVYPKLIAPNAFSPNGDNINDSWNITAIDAVESPVVKVMNRYGNLVFESTGYEKPWDGKYRNEDVPVGVYYYIIDLKNGMKPITGSLTVIR; from the coding sequence TTGACCAAGGGGTACATAAAAATTATTGCTCTATTTTTAATTTTTACCTTTAATGCTGCAAAGGTTAAGGCACAGGTATGTACCGGTTCATTGGGAGATCCGGTAGTAAATATAGATTTTGGAAGGGGAAGTGATGATGCTGGCCCTGATCCCGGTTTAAGTACTTACACCTATGTAAGTCATAGAAATGTTCGGGATGGTGACTATACCATAGCAAAAACCACGCTGGCAATGAATGCGAACTGGTATACAGTAACCAATCATACTCCAAACGATCCAGACGGTTATATGATGGTTGTGAATGCGGATCGCAATAGGGGCGTTTTTTTTGAAACAATAGTCCAGACTGACCTTTGTGCAAATACCAAATATGAGTTTGCGGCTTGGCTGTTTAATATGCTCGACTATAATGGACTAAAACCAAACATCACATTCGTTGTATCCGATATGAACGGCAATGTACTACGTTCATACGACACTGGGGATATTCCAGACCAGAACAACAATTGGCGACAGTATGGTTTCATCTTTCAAACCACAACAGCTACCCGTGTAAAGATCACAATGATCAACAACGTTTTTAATGAAAGAGATGCCGGAGGCAATGACATAGTAATAGATGACATTACTTTCAGGGCATGCGGACCAGACATTAAGGCTGGGGTAGGCAGCAATTTTAACCGGATTCAGGATATTTGCCTGGGAGCAAATGCCAACTTAAACTTATCAAGCCAGATAGCGGGTTCAGAAACGTTCCGTTTTCAGTGGCAAAAACAAACTGATGGCATCTGGTCTGATATTGCAGGAGCTACCGACCCATCAAACTATAATGTGCAAATTCCTAATGCAAGTCTGGGTTCATACAATTATAGACTGACCGCTGCAGAACCAGGAAACTTTAATTCTCAGGGTTGTCGTACGGCTTCCGAAACCATAACCATCAGAGTTAATCCTCCGCCAGTAGTAAATCCCATAAGTAATGGGCCTATATGCGTAGGAGACGCAATTATGTTACATGTAGAGAATGAAGGCACTTATATATGGCGAAGGCCTGATGGCACAGAATTTTCCAGGGAAAAGTCCCCCTCAATCCTAAATGCTACCACTAGTATGTCTGGCTCCTATAGCGTTACAGTAAACTACCTTGGATGTGAAGTTACCGCTGAAGTGGCCGTAGATGTTATTCCACCACCCCAGCCCAACGTAGGAAACCCAGCCCCTCAGATTTGTGCAGGAACAAGCGTTCAGTTAAATGCATCTGGAGGCACAAGCTATAAGTGGTCTCCGGAAACCGGGCTGTCTGATCCTAATATAGCCAACCCTATAGCTTCACCAGCTGTGACTACCCTATATACCGTACAGGTAACAAGAGGTACCTGCTACAGAGAAGCCCAGGTAAATGTGATTGTCAATAAAGTTCCTACGGCTGATGCAGGTCCTGATAAAAAAATATTGCAGGGATATGATGTCAAACTAAATGGAAAAGCTTCTGGTGATGGGATACGCTATTTCTGGACTCCCGCTCTCGATATTGATGACGCAAATTCACTTAACCCCAAAGTATCGCCAAAAGAAGATACCAATTACATTCTGAACGTGGTATCAGATCTGGGTTGTGAAACTGCCTTAGATACGGTATTTGTAAAGGTTTATCCAAAGCTAATTGCTCCAAATGCTTTTAGCCCAAATGGCGATAATATTAATGACAGCTGGAATATTACCGCCATTGATGCTGTTGAGAGCCCGGTAGTTAAAGTAATGAATCGTTACGGGAACCTTGTTTTTGAAAGCACGGGATATGAAAAGCCATGGGATGGAAAATATAGAAATGAGGACGTTCCTGTGGGCGTATACTACTATATTATTGATCTAAAAAATGGCATGAAACCTATAACCGGATCTCTTACCGTGATTAGATAA
- a CDS encoding acyl-CoA reductase translates to MPILTAEKLIIALKKLSDYMVNPDLEFKNLIWRAQNSNAWFTKDEVERALNALHKMLNQQDLETWFKDITINKTPKKVGLILAGNIPLVGFHDILSVLSTGNIALIKLSSSDDKLLPALLAQLIIIEPELADYIIYVDRLKDFDAVIATGSNNTSRYFDFYFGKVPNIIRKNRNSVAVLSGQETPSEIASLGHDIFDYFGLGCRNVSKLFIPEDYNIKNLFEPIEHFKEIINHFKYNNNYDYNKSIYLVNMAEHYDNGFLLLKEDPGMSSPLAVLYYERYKNIEDVAAKLQAEEENIQCVVSNVPFELKTDVLGFGESQIPKLWDYADNVNTIDFLSSI, encoded by the coding sequence ATGCCAATCCTTACTGCGGAAAAACTAATTATTGCATTAAAAAAACTTAGCGACTACATGGTCAATCCTGATCTGGAATTTAAAAACCTGATCTGGAGGGCTCAAAACAGCAATGCCTGGTTTACTAAAGATGAGGTTGAAAGAGCCTTAAATGCCTTGCATAAAATGCTTAACCAGCAAGACCTTGAAACATGGTTTAAAGATATTACAATTAATAAAACCCCTAAAAAAGTTGGGCTTATCCTTGCCGGAAACATCCCTTTGGTAGGCTTTCATGATATATTGTCTGTATTATCAACAGGAAACATCGCTCTGATTAAACTATCTTCATCGGACGACAAATTACTACCTGCCCTACTTGCTCAGCTGATTATTATTGAGCCTGAATTAGCTGACTATATTATTTATGTTGATCGTTTGAAAGATTTTGATGCAGTAATAGCTACTGGCAGCAATAATACTTCGAGGTATTTTGATTTTTATTTTGGCAAAGTTCCAAACATCATTCGTAAAAATAGAAATAGTGTTGCTGTTCTATCCGGACAGGAAACTCCATCGGAAATTGCATCTCTTGGTCATGATATTTTTGATTACTTCGGATTGGGTTGCAGAAATGTTTCTAAATTATTTATCCCTGAAGATTATAATATTAAAAATCTTTTTGAACCAATTGAACATTTCAAAGAAATTATTAATCATTTTAAATACAACAACAATTACGATTACAACAAGTCTATTTATCTGGTAAATATGGCTGAGCATTACGACAATGGTTTCTTACTGTTAAAGGAAGACCCTGGAATGTCTTCTCCGCTGGCTGTATTGTATTATGAACGATACAAGAATATCGAAGATGTTGCAGCTAAATTACAGGCAGAAGAAGAGAACATTCAATGTGTGGTAAGTAATGTGCCTTTTGAATTAAAAACCGATGTACTAGGATTTGGGGAGAGCCAGATTCCAAAACTTTGGGATTATGCAGACAATGTAAATACCATAGATTTTTTGAGTTCGATATAA
- a CDS encoding 4Fe-4S dicluster domain-containing protein: protein MAIKITDECINCGACEPECPNNAIYDAGTAWRFSDGTNLDGIIDFGDKQIDAGAAQDAGSDEVYYIVSDKCTECKGFHDEPQCAAVCPVDCCVDDEDVRETEEELLAKKAWLHQEN, encoded by the coding sequence ATGGCTATTAAAATAACAGACGAATGTATTAACTGCGGAGCATGTGAGCCTGAATGCCCAAATAATGCAATTTATGATGCAGGCACAGCCTGGAGATTTTCTGATGGTACTAACTTAGATGGTATTATCGATTTTGGCGACAAACAAATAGATGCGGGAGCTGCACAGGATGCAGGATCTGACGAGGTCTATTATATTGTTTCGGATAAGTGTACAGAATGTAAAGGCTTTCATGATGAACCTCAATGTGCTGCGGTTTGTCCGGTAGATTGCTGTGTTGATGACGAAGATGTTCGCGAAACAGAAGAAGAATTATTGGCTAAAAAAGCTTGGTTACACCAAGAGAACTAG
- the hisIE gene encoding bifunctional phosphoribosyl-AMP cyclohydrolase/phosphoribosyl-ATP diphosphatase HisIE produces the protein MNIDFEKTQGLVPVIIQDVQTLEVLMLGYMNQEAWDKTLAEGKVTFFSRSKNRLWTKGEESGNFLFVKETHIDCDNDTILIKATPVGPTCHTGSRSCFKTDYNQNFIFELEQIIANRYKNPSEESYVNKLRSKGLNKIAQKVGEEGVETVIAALAETDVDFVNESSDLIFHLLVLLREKGKTLEDIGLNLKGRHSK, from the coding sequence ATGAACATAGATTTTGAAAAAACACAGGGTTTAGTACCTGTAATTATACAGGATGTACAAACCCTGGAGGTTCTAATGCTGGGTTATATGAATCAGGAGGCATGGGACAAGACACTTGCAGAAGGAAAAGTTACTTTCTTTTCGCGTAGTAAAAACAGGCTATGGACTAAGGGAGAGGAAAGCGGGAACTTTCTTTTCGTAAAGGAAACGCATATTGATTGCGATAACGACACAATCCTTATAAAGGCTACTCCCGTTGGCCCAACGTGTCATACAGGCTCTCGTAGCTGCTTTAAAACAGACTACAACCAGAACTTTATATTTGAATTGGAACAGATCATTGCCAATCGTTATAAAAACCCTTCTGAAGAGTCATATGTGAATAAGCTTCGTTCGAAAGGCCTTAACAAGATCGCACAAAAAGTAGGTGAGGAAGGTGTTGAAACCGTTATCGCTGCATTAGCAGAAACTGATGTAGACTTTGTTAACGAGAGCTCTGACCTGATCTTTCATCTATTGGTTTTACTTAGAGAAAAGGGTAAAACATTAGAAGATATTGGCTTAAACCTAAAAGGCAGGCACAGTAAATAA
- a CDS encoding nucleotide exchange factor GrpE, which translates to MFSKKKKNENTDPIVKNNAEEQMNNTEDQINTEETTVENPVAETEVAPELSAEEKLQQENAALNDKYLRLFAEFDNYKRRTQKERVELLQTAGKDVVISLLPVLDDFDRANKAIETATDINPIREGVALVHNKLKSILAQKGLKEIESINTVFDTDNHEAITKIPAPSEELKGKVMDELEKGYTLNDKVIRFAKVVVGS; encoded by the coding sequence ATGTTTAGCAAGAAGAAAAAGAACGAGAATACTGATCCAATTGTGAAAAATAACGCTGAAGAGCAGATGAATAATACCGAAGATCAAATAAATACTGAAGAGACAACTGTAGAAAATCCGGTTGCCGAAACCGAAGTTGCACCCGAGCTATCAGCTGAAGAAAAATTACAACAGGAAAATGCAGCATTAAATGATAAATACCTGCGATTGTTTGCTGAATTTGACAATTACAAACGTCGTACTCAAAAAGAACGTGTAGAGCTTTTACAAACTGCCGGAAAAGATGTAGTAATTTCATTATTACCTGTGTTAGATGATTTTGATCGTGCAAATAAGGCAATAGAGACTGCTACTGATATAAATCCAATTCGCGAAGGTGTTGCATTGGTACATAATAAGCTAAAAAGTATTTTAGCTCAAAAGGGATTAAAAGAAATTGAAAGCATTAATACTGTTTTTGATACTGACAACCATGAGGCTATTACTAAAATACCTGCGCCTAGTGAAGAGTTAAAAGGAAAAGTAATGGATGAATTAGAGAAAGGCTACACTTTGAATGATAAAGTGATCCGCTTTGCTAAAGTTGTAGTGGGTAGTTAA
- a CDS encoding OsmC family protein: MAKEHLYQTSLTWTGNKGSGTMDYRSYERSYIISIDHKADIQGSSDSAFLGDKTKHNPEDLLVSSLSSCHMLWFLHLCSQNEIIVLDYTDNAVGKMTEEASGSGHFTEVILNPVVVINREEHVEKANSLHEQANKMCFIANSCNFPVSHNPKCIVEKG; this comes from the coding sequence ATGGCCAAAGAACATCTATATCAAACGAGTTTAACATGGACAGGTAATAAAGGTTCTGGAACAATGGACTACCGGTCGTACGAAAGAAGTTATATTATATCAATAGACCATAAGGCAGATATCCAGGGATCATCAGATTCTGCATTTCTTGGTGATAAAACCAAGCACAATCCTGAAGACTTACTGGTTTCATCACTATCATCATGTCATATGCTTTGGTTTTTACATCTGTGCTCTCAAAATGAGATCATTGTATTGGATTACACCGACAATGCCGTGGGAAAAATGACTGAAGAAGCTAGTGGAAGCGGGCATTTTACCGAAGTTATTTTAAACCCTGTAGTAGTGATTAATAGAGAAGAGCATGTAGAAAAAGCTAATTCATTACACGAGCAGGCAAACAAAATGTGTTTTATAGCGAACTCCTGTAATTTCCCGGTTTCGCATAACCCCAAATGTATTGTAGAAAAGGGCTAA
- a CDS encoding WD40 repeat domain-containing protein — MLRHLHTLSGHQNPIYALASPAVKEDVFFSAGNDKGVVEWSLKTMTFVKVLAPVQSSVYALHSYNDLLFIAQRSGLILVFDIKLEKVTATLSHHQKGVFDLKTIAYKNELLSTGEDGTVAVWSLKDFSLLYNFPVLQNTVRTIAISNSEEEVALGCKDGIIRVYNSLDYSLTAELSEHKLPITSLQYSPDGSSLISGGRDAQLKVWSLPDYQLVNNIAAHMFSVYTIAFHPTQPYFATCSQDKSIKLWGANDFKLYKILSLEKNTEGHFHSINKLIWSSDGKYLISTGDDRQIMIWEFNS, encoded by the coding sequence ATGTTAAGGCATTTACATACACTTAGCGGTCACCAAAACCCAATCTATGCCCTTGCCAGCCCGGCTGTAAAAGAAGATGTTTTTTTTAGTGCAGGTAACGACAAGGGGGTTGTTGAATGGTCATTAAAAACAATGACCTTTGTTAAGGTTCTGGCGCCCGTACAAAGTTCTGTATATGCTTTACATAGTTATAATGACTTACTCTTTATAGCGCAAAGAAGTGGCTTAATACTTGTATTTGATATAAAACTTGAAAAAGTTACTGCAACATTAAGTCATCACCAAAAAGGAGTATTTGACCTGAAAACTATTGCTTACAAGAACGAACTTTTAAGTACTGGAGAAGACGGAACGGTTGCCGTATGGTCATTAAAAGATTTCTCTTTACTTTACAATTTTCCGGTTTTACAAAATACAGTACGCACTATTGCCATAAGCAATTCGGAAGAGGAAGTAGCCCTTGGATGTAAGGATGGTATCATTAGGGTTTACAATTCTCTTGATTATAGCCTAACTGCCGAATTGAGCGAACATAAACTACCCATTACTTCTCTGCAATATTCTCCGGATGGATCTTCTTTAATTTCAGGTGGACGAGATGCGCAATTAAAGGTATGGAGTTTACCAGACTACCAATTGGTAAATAATATAGCCGCACACATGTTTAGTGTCTATACTATCGCCTTCCACCCCACCCAGCCTTATTTTGCTACCTGCAGCCAGGACAAGAGTATTAAGCTATGGGGAGCTAATGATTTTAAGCTTTATAAGATCCTTAGTTTAGAGAAGAATACGGAAGGACATTTCCATTCCATCAACAAACTTATTTGGAGTTCTGATGGTAAATACCTGATCTCCACGGGAGACGATAGGCAGATAATGATTTGGGAGTTTAATTCTTAA
- a CDS encoding C40 family peptidase: protein MEQYYGICRVAVAPLRSEPSDRAEIASQLLFGDHVEIISKTEKWWQVRNAYDGYEGWMDFKQLTEVSLDEYTNNHNCKYLAPAEIVNIITDTEGSKYYLSPGSNLPSFNNGYCSIGNEKYKVLFNPKVVSGTEPTDIINTALFFQNVAYLWGGKNLFGMDCSGFAQIVFKLQGIQLNRDAWQQAEQGEIVDFLPEVKPGDVAFFDNENGRIIHVGIMLNTTDIIHASGKVRIDPMDNQGIYNAELGRYSHKLRIVKRLT from the coding sequence ATGGAACAATACTATGGAATATGTAGGGTGGCAGTAGCGCCCTTAAGATCTGAGCCATCAGACAGAGCAGAAATTGCCTCTCAGTTGCTTTTTGGTGATCATGTGGAGATCATCTCAAAAACCGAAAAGTGGTGGCAGGTACGTAATGCTTATGACGGATATGAGGGTTGGATGGATTTTAAGCAGTTAACAGAAGTATCTTTAGATGAGTATACAAATAACCATAATTGTAAATACCTGGCACCTGCCGAAATTGTAAATATAATTACAGATACCGAAGGCAGTAAATATTACCTCTCTCCAGGCAGTAATCTCCCTTCATTTAATAATGGGTATTGCAGCATTGGTAATGAAAAGTATAAGGTTTTATTTAACCCAAAAGTGGTTTCTGGTACCGAGCCAACCGATATTATAAATACAGCGCTTTTCTTTCAGAATGTTGCTTATTTATGGGGCGGTAAGAATTTATTTGGAATGGACTGCTCAGGATTTGCGCAGATTGTATTTAAATTACAAGGCATACAATTAAACCGGGATGCCTGGCAACAGGCTGAACAAGGTGAAATCGTTGATTTTTTGCCTGAAGTTAAACCCGGAGATGTGGCTTTTTTTGATAATGAAAATGGACGTATTATCCACGTCGGTATTATGCTAAATACAACCGATATTATCCATGCTTCAGGTAAAGTTAGGATAGACCCAATGGACAATCAAGGAATTTATAATGCAGAATTGGGGAGGTACTCTCATAAACTTAGAATTGTTAAGCGGTTAACTTAA
- a CDS encoding fructose-6-phosphate aldolase yields MYVIKVKGIAKIPDYVQLRDDKFTLLAYFRVDRPDKSLEKLGFGDKLPYIMNFVNDLPFGQIAKIDI; encoded by the coding sequence ATGTATGTTATTAAAGTAAAAGGCATTGCCAAGATCCCTGATTATGTACAATTAAGGGATGATAAATTTACCCTATTGGCTTACTTTAGGGTAGACAGGCCTGATAAATCACTTGAGAAATTAGGCTTCGGTGATAAATTGCCTTACATTATGAATTTTGTAAATGATTTGCCTTTTGGACAAATTGCTAAAATAGATATTTAA